CATTTTCTCGGAAGTCCACCGCGAGGTGGAGCGGTTGGAGAGTATGGGTGTGAACAGCGGGCTCGACCGAATGGACGAGTATCGGGGAATCTCGCTGTACGACTTGCCGAAACAGCGTCAGTACTATCGCAAGGCGTTCGACGTTTCCAAGGCGGTGATGTCGTCGTCGCTCGGTCAACAGCTGCGTGACGGCCCACGAGAGCTGGTGGTGGACTACGTCCTGAATATGGAGTCGCTCTTCGAGCAGTACTCGCAAGTCGTCATCGAGCGCGAGCTCAACTATGTCAAGTCGTACGACCACCTCGGAGAGCTGGATGACGTTACCCCGGTTCGATCACCTTCGGTGAAGCCCTTCGAGGGAGAGGGCCAGATCTACCACGAGCCGGACCACGCGCTCCAAGAAGGCGAAGAGACGATCGCCGTGTTGGACTCGAAGTACTACGCCGAAGGCCACGATCCGGTGAAAGAGTCTCCATCCCGTTCCCGGCTATTCAGTTACGCGTACTTGCTTTCCGCAGATCGACTCGCATTCCTATGTCCGTTACTTGAACCCCGTCGACGCCGGGTGGCACAAACGGGGGCCGAATTACAGATAGTCTCGCCGGACGGAGAGTTCGGACTGAGCGCATACGACGAGGTCGTTCACGAGTATCTCCACGGCGTCCTCGGCGAGAAGTGCCCGGAACTCGAAGCGTTCTACGCTGTCGCAACGCCCGAAAACGAACTGTGCCTCGATGGCGTCGACGAAAGCGATCTGCACCGGGCTAAGGAGATGAGTGGCCCGTTCACTTTCAAAGACGTTCGGGACTTCTCGCTCCGGGTGATCAAAGCCGCGGCTGACGAGTACTCTTACCAAGTCCGTAATCGGTACGATTTGGAGCAAGACGGCGACTGGACGCGGGAGCAGATCGAGATGCGGTGTGAACGTCGGTACGAGTATGCGACGACGTGCGTGCCCGTTTTCTGTCGTGACGGGAGTCAAGAGTGGATTGACCTCTACTTCCTAGAGAACGGGTCGGGAGAGGTGGAAAAAGAGGGACCGCTGAAACTTTTGTAAGATAATCTTCCTCGTGGATATTTGGATCGTGAATTGAATCGTCTATTGGGTATTTTCGGCGCTAGTATTATTAACTAGCAGCAGGACTTCAAGCTGTTACTGGTCAGCGTGGTGAACAATCTTGAATATATTAATAGATACGAACGTGTTCATCACTCGTGAACAAAACCGTGTGATTCCTGAAGCGTTACAGGAATTAGAGAACTTGCTCAAGACAGCTGGGCACAATATCTTGGTGCATCCACTCTCTGAAGGAGAAATACAGAATCATAAAAACGAACAGATTAGAGAGAAGTCTCAGTCAAAGATTGCGACATATGCGAAGCTGACTTTTCCACCCTACCCATCTCCGGACGACGACCATTTTTACAACAAAGTCAACGGTTCAGCAGATAGTGACCGTGAGCAAGTCGATAACGCACTCTTATATGCTGTATACGATGATCGGGTTGACTTACTCATCACCGAAGATCAACCGATGCACACGAAAGCCGATCTGCTTGGAATCACCGACAAAGTCCTAACAATCGAAGAAGGTGCAAAGCACTTCAGAGAGAAAGAAGATGAATTGAGATCACCAGTTTCAATTCAAAAAGTCACGGTCGGTGAGTTGGGAGTTGATGATCCGATTTTTGATTCCCTGAAGGAAGAATATGGCAAATTCGAGAAGTGGTTCGCTGATCATCCCGATCGAGATGCGTGGGTTAACTGGAATAGGGACGGCACGCTTGGTGCTGTACTCATTCTGAAATACAATGAAGCTGAAGAACTTGGTGAGAACCCCACGTTAAGTCCGAAACCGCGGCTCAAGATTAACACTCTTAAGGTATCCGAGAGAAAGCGGGGATCCAAAGCTGGAGAGTTATTGATTAGTCTTGCAGTCCGAGAATCGATTAATCGCGGATTGGAAGAGATTTACCTTACGCACTACATCGATGAAGAGTCCGATTACTTGGTAAAATTGATTTCCAAATACGGATTCCAACACGCCTCGAACAAAGAGGACGATGAGGCAGTCTTCGTAAAACGGCTCACCCCGGGGCCTGGAGATGATCCTGATCCGCTTGAAACGGTAATCCGCTTCTACCCAAGTTTCCAGGACGGCCCACATATTGAAAAGTTCTTGATACCCATCCAACCAAAATGGCACAACAAACTCTTCGCTACCTACGATAAACGACAACCGACGCTGCCAGAGGTGACTGGACAATTTATCCCCGAGTCAAATGCGATTAAAAAGGCATATCTCACTCACGCAAACATCCGACGTATAGAGCCAGCTGACATACTCATTTTCTACCGTTCCCACGATAACAAAGAAGTCACATCGTTAGGTGTGTGTGAACAGGTGAAATACGGTGTGGAAGACCCAGACGAACTTATGGAATTGGTTGGTCGCCGGTCTGTCTTCTCAATCAATGAAATAACAAAGGTTGCTCAGTCACCAACGACAGTTCTCCTTTTCAAATGGCATTTCGATTTCGCGGACCCAATACGGTATCAAGTGCTTCGAGATGAGGATATTCTTGCAGGCCCCCCACAGACTATTCAGCAGTTAGACGAATCGTCCTATGAACGACTTAAGAAGCTAGGTGACATCGATGAACGTTTTATTATCAATTAAACCAGAGTTCGCTGAAAAGATCTTGTCAAGCCAAAAGAAGTACGAGTTCAGAAAAACCCCAATTAGGAAGGCTGATTCCGTAGAAAATGTGATCTTGTATGCTTCTTCGCCGGTTCAACGAATCGTTGGTTCGTTTGAGATACAGCAGATCATCAACGAATCTCCTAGCGCGCTATGGGAACAGTATGGGGGTGACTCTGGAATAACAGGGCGAGAGCGATTTATGGACTATTACAGTGGGAAGCAAGAAGGATACGCCATCGAAATCGGCAACCCCCAAAGGCTACTGACTGCGATCGATCCAACAGAACACTTTGACGACTTCACTCCACCCGTGTCTTTCCAGTACGTAAATGGAGAATTTGAATCACTATTAGAGCAAGATGCCGAGGAACCGCCTGTAGCTAGTGACTGAAGGATTAGAACGGCGACGTGATCCAATCTCCCTGTTCTCTTCGCTCCAGTTGCGGACCGAAGACTTCCTGAAGCGAATATAGTTCGTCCTCGTAGCGTAAATCGAACGTTTTCCCCTGTCGGTGGAATGAGCCCTCGACGACGAACTGGATCGTCGGACTCTGATATTCTAGATCATTTGCTCGACGATCCATAGCGCGTGCGAGCTCAGTAGCTAGTTCGCCGTCCTCGAATGCTTCTCCGAGGCCAATAACGCTGACCTTGTCAGGTACATCATCGTCTTCGAGATGCCGAATAAACCCTTCAACGGGAATCTGGTGGTCGAACGTGTCGTATTTCCCCTCGATGACGAGATTGTATCGCCCTGGAATTTGACCTGGGCCTGCCATTCTTATTTTGGAAGTAGCCCTGCCACGTTAAGTAATTGTACTGTCAATCCTCTTCTTCTACTTCTTCCGACTCGGATTCAGTTGACAATGGCGTTCCAAGTGGGCGCTGTTTATCTTGTTGAACGTCTGGTTTTTGAACCAACTGGTTCATACTCATCTCCCCAAACTCAGAGACTATTTGTCGCATCCGATCTCGTGTGTCCTGAAATGAATCATCTAAGTACAGCTTCGTCCGTTCAAACCCACTCATATACCGTTCACCTTTCTGGGTCTCCTTTACGTCACGCGATTGTCCCTCATCGTCTGTTTCGAGCATCCCCAGATCGAGATGCCGCTTTACACTTGTTGACAAACCCTCATCGAACGGTCCACGCTCCTTGACGATATGTTCAACATCCGTTTCTTCGGCCTCACGTCGATACCGATCTAACAATTTTTGGTATTTCCCTCGCCCCTTGATTTCCCCACCGGATTCGTGTAGCAGGAGAAGTTCTGGATGATGATCTTTATCGCTCATAGGAATTCCTCAAGAGTCGAGTCTTCGGTTCTAATTCTTTCTAGGGATACAATTTCAGACTCATCATCTCGGAAGTGCGACTGGATTCTATCGAGTGGGGACGTCATAATGACCTGAACATCCGCTTCCCGGAGATAGCGTGCGGCAGCATCTTGGATGTCTGATTCCAAATTCGTCAGTGGCTCGTCAAGGACTAAAATCTCCCAATTATGAGCTCCCTCGTTTTCCTGGGCGAACTTCGCTAAGGTGAGACTGAAAGCCAAGTTCATCAGTCGCCGCTCACCGCTACTCAACCGGTCATATGAGCGCCTGCCTTCG
This DNA window, taken from Halobellus sp. LT62, encodes the following:
- a CDS encoding 5-methylcytosine restriction system specificity protein McrC, whose product is MSAVDEVYEYGQDTFNIPERGEIRIEGCPSSITDQLRRASFTRESPGVFTKRQEALDSDQEYEVVTVTVEGDDNEILHIEATDIIGVVSLTPSSKVQVDPKIEWEHIFDMLLAVYDQNRSVEYHGIPLQDFLSDDIHLDDVFVVLAINYLDGLETIQRHGYIRDLVIQRTNSLDGRGNIDVGETLLNHARGTIEPHWIHNETEYNNAVNSLLHFAGKTLLRLFRQKSPENDHPAYDRIFSEVHREVERLESMGVNSGLDRMDEYRGISLYDLPKQRQYYRKAFDVSKAVMSSSLGQQLRDGPRELVVDYVLNMESLFEQYSQVVIERELNYVKSYDHLGELDDVTPVRSPSVKPFEGEGQIYHEPDHALQEGEETIAVLDSKYYAEGHDPVKESPSRSRLFSYAYLLSADRLAFLCPLLEPRRRRVAQTGAELQIVSPDGEFGLSAYDEVVHEYLHGVLGEKCPELEAFYAVATPENELCLDGVDESDLHRAKEMSGPFTFKDVRDFSLRVIKAAADEYSYQVRNRYDLEQDGDWTREQIEMRCERRYEYATTCVPVFCRDGSQEWIDLYFLENGSGEVEKEGPLKLL